From a region of the Candidatus Bipolaricaulota bacterium genome:
- a CDS encoding ATP-dependent Clp protease proteolytic subunit: protein MTILDLFWIFLMLSALQPVLHQRMLENTRQRLIAKIEHERGSRVILLVHRQETMSFLGFPVMRYIDVHDSEQVIRAIHLTDPDVPIDIVLHTPGGLVLAATQIARAIKRHPGKVTAFVPHYAMSGGTLIALAADEIVMCEHAVLGPVDPQLGEFPAASIVKAVQEKPVEKVDDRTLILADTAEKALRQVRESVKEILAGRYSDEKAAELAQILSEGRWTHDYPLTYEEAKRLGLHVSADMPNEILHLMQLYPQPVRHTPSVEYLPFPHRRSPGNQSPRADN, encoded by the coding sequence ATGACGATCCTCGATCTATTCTGGATCTTCCTCATGCTGTCGGCCCTGCAGCCGGTTCTGCACCAGCGCATGCTGGAGAACACCCGTCAGCGGCTGATCGCCAAGATCGAGCACGAGCGCGGATCACGCGTGATCCTCCTCGTTCACCGGCAGGAGACGATGAGCTTTCTCGGGTTTCCGGTCATGCGCTACATCGACGTGCACGACTCCGAGCAGGTGATCAGGGCGATCCATCTTACCGACCCCGATGTGCCGATCGACATCGTCCTTCACACCCCAGGAGGGCTCGTACTCGCCGCCACCCAGATCGCGCGTGCCATCAAGCGGCATCCGGGCAAAGTGACCGCGTTCGTTCCCCACTACGCGATGTCCGGGGGGACGCTGATCGCCCTCGCAGCGGACGAGATCGTGATGTGCGAGCACGCGGTCCTCGGGCCGGTTGACCCCCAGCTCGGGGAGTTCCCGGCCGCGTCGATAGTGAAGGCGGTGCAGGAGAAGCCGGTGGAGAAAGTGGATGATCGCACCCTGATCCTGGCCGATACCGCGGAGAAGGCGCTCCGCCAGGTGCGGGAGAGCGTGAAGGAGATCCTCGCCGGCCGATACTCCGACGAGAAGGCGGCCGAGCTCGCTCAGATCCTGTCCGAGGGACGCTGGACGCACGACTACCCCCTCACCTATGAGGAAGCAAAGCGACTGGGGCTGCACGTATCGGCCGACATGCCGAATGAGATTCTGCACCTAATGCAGCTCTATCCCCAACCGGTGCGCCACACTCCCAGCGTGGAATACCTTCCGTTTCCACATCGTCGCAGTCCCGGGAATCAGTCGCCACGAGCTGATAACTGA
- a CDS encoding ATP-dependent Clp protease ATP-binding subunit, with protein MDRMCDDCRIRPAVHHVVVRRGGTEEELYLCDECYAKRFGAGRSPWESLFGGMLGDFFEDFFPESREPRAERRPRRESVDISDWLSEPARDALARSAEKAAEWGSDLIDTEHLLLALLDTQVVQALFKGVKLKPDDVVQYIEHNVPRVEREVKNPELAPRLKRVLVLAAEEAQRLGHSYIGPEHLLIGLVRETDGLAGDLLRKYGITPESLRQQVVKMVGKGAEEGRVQEPSSTPTLDKFSRDLTAMAKQGKLDPVIGRHEEIETVIEILSRRTKNNPVLIGEPGVGKTAIVEGLAQRIVNGEVPELLKGKRVVELDLTGIVAGTKYRGEFEERIRKVLDEVKENQDEIILFIDEVHLLVGAGGAGEEGTMDAANILKPMLARGELHVIGATTLGEYRKRIEKDPALERRFQPVFVAEPTVEQTAEILRGLKDRLEAHHKVKITEEAIVAAAELADRYITGRFLPDKAIDILDQACARIRIRNTMPPIEVQEGEAKIKHLQREEAAAVAAKDFGRAEEIKRDRQKWEEKRDRAMEEWKRTRAKSVPDVRTEHVAEIVSRLTGIPVSELTKEEREKLLAMEELLHQRIVGQDEAVKAVSEAVRRTRAGLSDPNRPIASFLFLGPTGVGKTELAKALAWILFGDEDAIVRIDMSEYMERHAVSRLVGAPPGYVGHEEGGQLTEAVRRRPYSIVLLDEIEKAHPEVFNILLQVLDDGRLTDSKGRTVDFTNTVIIATSNIGAEIIRDNLRMGPEALNYKDLKDRLMEELARYFRPEFINRIDEIIVFQALTREQIHDIVKLQLERVARRLRAQRITPKWTDALIDYLAERGYSPQFGARELRRIIQSEIEGLLARKLLAGEIGEDVTVEIDYDAEKGEVIARALKSAEVATDEGANETKSETEGGDS; from the coding sequence TGGGAATCATTGTTCGGCGGGATGTTGGGGGATTTCTTCGAGGATTTCTTCCCCGAGTCGCGCGAGCCGCGGGCGGAACGTCGTCCGCGGCGGGAATCGGTGGACATCTCGGACTGGCTCTCCGAACCGGCCCGGGATGCCCTGGCCCGCTCCGCGGAGAAAGCGGCGGAGTGGGGAAGCGACCTCATCGACACCGAACACCTCCTCCTTGCGCTCCTTGACACGCAGGTCGTCCAGGCCCTGTTCAAGGGGGTGAAGCTCAAGCCCGACGACGTGGTCCAGTACATCGAGCACAACGTCCCCCGGGTGGAGCGGGAGGTGAAGAACCCGGAGCTCGCCCCGCGATTGAAGCGGGTCCTTGTCCTGGCGGCCGAGGAGGCACAGCGGCTCGGGCACTCCTACATCGGGCCGGAGCACCTGTTGATCGGCCTTGTGCGGGAGACGGACGGCCTGGCCGGGGATCTCCTCCGCAAGTACGGGATCACTCCGGAATCATTGCGACAGCAGGTGGTGAAGATGGTCGGAAAAGGAGCGGAAGAAGGGCGCGTGCAGGAGCCCTCGTCGACCCCGACGCTGGATAAGTTCTCCCGCGATCTCACCGCGATGGCCAAGCAGGGGAAGCTCGACCCGGTGATCGGTCGGCATGAGGAGATCGAGACGGTGATCGAGATCCTTTCCCGCCGCACCAAGAACAACCCGGTCCTGATCGGAGAGCCCGGGGTGGGGAAGACGGCGATTGTGGAGGGACTGGCGCAGCGGATCGTGAATGGCGAGGTGCCCGAGCTCTTGAAGGGGAAGCGGGTGGTCGAGCTCGACCTCACCGGGATCGTCGCCGGGACCAAGTACCGCGGGGAGTTCGAGGAGCGCATCCGCAAGGTCCTCGATGAGGTGAAGGAGAACCAGGACGAGATCATCCTGTTCATCGATGAGGTCCACCTCCTCGTCGGCGCCGGCGGGGCCGGGGAGGAGGGGACGATGGACGCGGCCAACATCCTGAAGCCGATGCTCGCTCGGGGAGAGCTGCACGTGATCGGAGCTACGACATTGGGGGAGTACCGCAAGCGGATCGAGAAGGATCCGGCACTGGAGCGGAGGTTCCAGCCGGTGTTCGTCGCCGAGCCGACGGTGGAGCAGACGGCCGAGATCCTGCGCGGACTGAAGGACCGGTTGGAGGCGCATCACAAGGTGAAGATCACCGAGGAGGCGATCGTTGCCGCCGCCGAGCTCGCCGACCGGTACATCACCGGACGGTTCCTCCCGGATAAGGCGATCGACATCCTGGATCAGGCGTGCGCCCGGATCCGGATCCGCAACACCATGCCTCCGATCGAGGTGCAGGAGGGAGAAGCGAAGATCAAGCACCTCCAGCGCGAGGAGGCAGCAGCGGTGGCGGCGAAGGACTTCGGCCGCGCCGAGGAGATCAAGCGCGACCGGCAGAAATGGGAAGAGAAGCGGGATCGAGCGATGGAGGAGTGGAAGAGGACCCGTGCCAAGTCGGTTCCGGACGTGCGCACCGAGCATGTGGCCGAGATCGTCTCCCGGCTGACCGGGATCCCGGTCTCCGAGTTGACCAAGGAGGAGCGGGAGAAGCTCCTGGCGATGGAGGAACTCCTCCACCAGCGGATCGTCGGTCAGGATGAGGCGGTCAAGGCGGTGTCGGAGGCGGTGCGCCGGACGCGCGCCGGGCTCTCCGATCCCAACCGCCCGATCGCGAGCTTCCTCTTCCTCGGGCCGACTGGAGTGGGGAAGACCGAGCTCGCCAAGGCACTGGCCTGGATTCTGTTCGGGGACGAGGACGCCATCGTCAGAATCGACATGTCCGAGTACATGGAGCGGCATGCCGTCTCTCGTCTCGTCGGTGCCCCTCCCGGTTACGTCGGTCACGAAGAGGGAGGGCAGCTGACCGAGGCGGTCCGCCGCCGTCCGTACTCGATCGTGTTGCTCGATGAGATCGAGAAGGCGCATCCCGAGGTGTTCAACATCCTCCTTCAGGTGCTCGACGACGGGCGTCTCACTGACTCCAAGGGCAGGACGGTCGACTTCACCAACACGGTGATCATCGCTACGAGCAACATCGGGGCCGAGATCATCCGCGACAACCTGCGGATGGGGCCAGAGGCACTCAACTACAAGGACCTCAAGGACCGACTGATGGAGGAGCTGGCGCGCTACTTCCGGCCGGAGTTCATCAACCGGATCGATGAGATCATCGTGTTCCAGGCCCTCACCCGCGAGCAGATCCACGACATCGTCAAGCTGCAACTGGAGCGGGTCGCCCGTCGGCTTCGCGCCCAGCGGATCACCCCCAAGTGGACCGATGCCCTCATCGATTACCTGGCCGAGCGGGGCTACAGCCCGCAGTTCGGGGCGCGGGAGCTGCGGCGGATCATCCAGTCGGAGATCGAGGGGCTTCTCGCCCGCAAGCTCTTGGCTGGAGAGATCGGAGAGGACGTCACGGTCGAGATCGACTACGACGCAGAGAAGGGGGAGGTCATCGCCCGCGCACTGAAATCGGCGGAGGTGGCAACGGATGAAGGCGCGAACGAAACCAAGTCCGAAACGGAAGGAGGGGACTCATGA